The following are from one region of the Bactrocera oleae isolate idBacOlea1 chromosome 6, idBacOlea1, whole genome shotgun sequence genome:
- the Ctps gene encoding CTP synthase isoform X3, which yields MAPKKSTVVLNVEQFIRDVQERPAIWNRNFHCNKAFLEQMWDELSSVHKLPSEVYVLDDGGEVDLDLGNYERFLDITLHRDNNITTGKIYQKVIEKERTGEYLGKTVQVVPHITDAIQEWVERVSQRPVQGNSQPQVCIIELGGTIGDIEGMPFVEAFRQFQFRVKRENFCVAHVSLVPSPRSTGEPKTKPTQSSVRELRGFGLSPDLIVCRSEKPIGLEVKEKISNFCHVAPDQVICIHDLSSIYHVPLLMEQNGVIEFLNDRLQLKIESSKREKCLQQWKDLARRSETLREEVNIAIVGKYTRLEDSYASVVKALQHASLAAGFKLNLKFIEACHLETGTRDKDPTKYHEAWMQLCDSDGVVVPGGFGSRGMEGKIVACNWCREKQKPMLGICLGLQAAVIEFARNVLGLKDANTTEIDPKVGNPLVIDMPEHHTGQMGGTMRLGKRRTTFSNEKSIIKMLYGNPKTIDERHRHRYEVNPKYVPTLEEHGMRFVGYDDEKRRMEVIELRDHPFFVATQYHPEYLSRPLKPSPPFLGLILASKKRLGNYLARGCRLSPRQLSEASSDEELSAEECEKLVNAVKPLQLNEYLSPATPARLPNGRAKDAKPNGKGIASEEKQLNGGIKANTPNGATNGYNSNGNGR from the exons ATGGCACCAAAGAAGTCTACAGTCGTCCTGAACGTTGAACAATTTATACGCGACGTTCAAGAACGGCCAGCCATTTGGAATCGTAATTTTCATTGCAACAAAGCATTTCTAGAACAAATGTGGGATGAGCTGTCTAGCGTCCATAAATTGCCCA GTGAAGTATATGTCCTGGATGATGGCGGTGAGGTTGACTTGGATTTGGGCAATTATGAGCGGTTTTTGGATATAACTTTGCATCGCGACAACAACATAACAACTGGTAAGATTTATCAGAAAGTTATTGAGAAAGAACGCACTGGTGAATATTTGGGCAAAACTGTACAAG TTGTTCCGCATATTACGGACGCCATCCAAGAGTGGGTAGAACGCGTGTCGCAACGTCCAGTGCAAGGCAATTCACAGCCACAAGTGTGTATCATCGAATTGGGTGGCACAATCGGTGACATTGAGGGTATGCCCTTCGTGGAAGCTTTTCGTCAATTTCAATTTCGTGTAAAACGTGAAAATTTCTGTGTAGCGCACGTTTCACTTGTACCCTCACCACGTTCCACTGGTGAACCGAAAACAAAACCAACACAAAGTTCTGTACGTGAGTTGCGTGGTTTTGGTTTGAGCCCTGATTTAATAGTTTGTCGGTCGGAGAAACCAATTGGTCTCGAAGTGAAGGAAAAAATTAGCAACTTTTGTCATGTTGCACCAGATCAGGTTATATGCATTCACGATCTTAGCTCAATATACCATGTACCGTTACTAATGGAACAAAACGGAGTCATAGAGTTTCTCAACGACCGTCTGCAGCTGAAAATTGAGTCATCAAAACGCGAGAA ATGCTTGCAGCAATGGAAAGACCTAGCACGCCGGTCTGAGACTCTCCGCGAAGAAGTAAATATTGCCATTGTGGGTAAATATACACGTTTAGAAGATTCGTACGCATCTGTGGTGAAGGCACTGCAACACGCCTCACTTGCTGCTggttttaaattaaacttaaaatttattgaagctTGCCACCTGGAGACCGGCACGCGTGACAAAGACCCTACTAAATATCATGAGGCTTGGATGCAGCTTTGCGATAGCGATGGCGTTGTTGTGCCAGGTGGATTTGGTTCACGTGGAATGGAAGGCAAAATAGTTGCATGCAATTGGTGTCGCGAAAAACAGAAGCCCATGCTGGGCATTTGTTTAGGTCTACAAGCGGCTGTCATTGAGTTTGCACGAAATGTGCTGGGTTTAAAGGATGCAAACACTACGGAAATCGATCCCAAGGTCGGCAATCCGCTCGTTATTGATATGCCCGAGCATCACACTGGTCAAATGGGCGGCACGATGCGTTTAGGAAAACGTAGAACTACTTTTTCGAATGAAAAAAGCATTATAAAAATGCTCTATGGCAATCCAAAAACAATTGATGAGCGCCATCGACATCGTTACGAAGTAAATCCCAAATATGTTCCTACGTTAGAGGAGCATGGTATGCGTTTTGTAGGATACGATGATGAGAAACGTCGCATGGAGGTGATTGAGTTGCGTGATCATCCTTTTTTCGTTGCCACACAATATCATCCAGAGTACTTGTCACGGCCGCTTAAGCCATCCCCACCATTTTTGGGGCTAATATTAGCTTCGAAGAAGCGGCTGGGAAACTATTTGGCACGTGGTTGCCGTTTGTCGCCACGTCAGCTCTCCGAGGCATCATCTGATGAAGAACTCTCTGCCGAGGAGTGCGAAAAACTCGTTAATGCTGTGAAGCCATTGCAATTGAATGAATATTTATCGCCAGCAACTCCCGCACGTTTACCAAATGGACGCGCTAAGGATGCCAAACCGAATGGTAAAGGAATAGCATCAGAGGAAAAGCAGTTGAATGGAGGCATTAAAGCTAATACGCCTAATGGAGCTACTAATGGTTATAACAGTAATGGCAACGGGCGTTAA
- the Ctps gene encoding uncharacterized protein Ctps isoform X2 codes for MAPKKSTVVLNVEQFIRDVQERPAIWNRNFHCNKAFLEQMWDELSSVHKLPKVVLKAKWKGLRDNFRVEYKRIPRSEQGDFLVEPATFESKWLHYYALLFLTDHMRHRMPKSEPDQSYYFTQQSQDCEKTVVEPDLTNGLIRRMQDSDEEFDEDDIDEDDDDVAIPTPPAAHTQTVTSIKTEDARSILKNAGVLLRAAHLLDDDGEKEAQDLSKKSMEANNNNNSVNKNCNNTLLTSNGSSPSLLSACMGNIITTIAQTTTSITPPSTPIASIVSAASVATSSMTAATQQHKKRSVSPPPLYNKAHHPPPTTTAAASALTTAVAAALNNERDEFSLNGSSSCLHGSHEHLNFTKHSYANGLIPALKLKRPRLSEDSNFNGSSTMDNTAPIVPEDDDYHYLLSLHPYMKQLTAAQKLRIRTKIQKLIFKELYKEDLEETK; via the exons ATGGCACCAAAGAAGTCTACAGTCGTCCTGAACGTTGAACAATTTATACGCGACGTTCAAGAACGGCCAGCCATTTGGAATCGTAATTTTCATTGCAACAAAGCATTTCTAGAACAAATGTGGGATGAGCTGTCTAGCGTCCATAAATTGCCCA AAGTGGTGCTCAAGGCTAAATGGAAGGGCCTGCGTGATAATTTCCGTGTAGAATACAAACGCATTCCACGCTCCGAACAAGGCGATTTCCTAGTGGAACCCGCGACATTTGAATCGAAATGGCTACACTATTATGCATTGCTGTTTTTGA CTGATCATATGCGACATCGCATGCCTAAAAGTGAGCCGGATCAGTCCTACTACTTTACGCAACAAAGTCAAGATTGTGAGAAGACTGTGGTTGAACCTGACCTCACCAATGGGCTCATACGTCGCATGCAGGACAGTGATGAAGAGTTCGATGAGGACGATATTGATGAGGATGATGATGACGTGGCAATACCAACACCACCAGCTGCTCATACACAAACTGTGACTTCCATAAAAACCGAGGATGCCCGCTCAATTCTGAAAAACGCTGGCGTACTACTACGAGCTGCACATCTTTTGGATGATGACGGCGAGAAGGAAGCACAAGACTTATCCAAGAAATCCATGGAAgctaacaataataacaatagtgtaaataaaaattgcaacaacaccTTGTTGACTAGCAACGGTAGTTCGCCCTCTTTGCTGAGCGCTTGCATGGGTAACATAATTACCACCATCGCACAAACAACCACCTCCATTACACCACCCTCAACACCCATTGCCAGTATAGTCAGCGCAGCAAGTGTGGCGACCAGTTCGATGACAGCCGCGacacaacaacataaaaaacGCTCTGTTTCACCGCCACCACTGTACAATAAAGCACACCATCCGCCGCCAACAACTACAGCCGCCGCATCAGCACTTACCACAGCTGTGGCCGCAGCTCTGAATAATGAGCGCGATGAGTTCTCTTTAAATGGTAGCAGCAGTTGTTTGCATGGCAGCCACGAGCACTTGAATTTCACCAAGCACTCGTATGCGAATGGCTTAATACCGGCGCTAAAGTTGAAACGTCCGCGTTTGTCGGAAGATAGCAATTTTAATGGTTCATCCACGATGGATAATACTGCGCCAATTGTTCCGGAGGATGACGACTATCATTACCTGCTGAGCTTGCATCCATACATGAAGCAGCTGACAGCTGCGCAAAAGCTGCGCATTCGCACCAAAATTCAAAAGTTAATATTCAAGGAACTCTACAAAGAGGATTTGGAAGAAACCAAATAA
- the Ctps gene encoding CTP synthase isoform X1, whose product MKYILVTGGVISGVGKGVIASSFGTLLKSCGLNVTSIKIDPYINIDAGTFSPYEHGEVYVLDDGGEVDLDLGNYERFLDITLHRDNNITTGKIYQKVIEKERTGEYLGKTVQVVPHITDAIQEWVERVSQRPVQGNSQPQVCIIELGGTIGDIEGMPFVEAFRQFQFRVKRENFCVAHVSLVPSPRSTGEPKTKPTQSSVRELRGFGLSPDLIVCRSEKPIGLEVKEKISNFCHVAPDQVICIHDLSSIYHVPLLMEQNGVIEFLNDRLQLKIESSKREKCLQQWKDLARRSETLREEVNIAIVGKYTRLEDSYASVVKALQHASLAAGFKLNLKFIEACHLETGTRDKDPTKYHEAWMQLCDSDGVVVPGGFGSRGMEGKIVACNWCREKQKPMLGICLGLQAAVIEFARNVLGLKDANTTEIDPKVGNPLVIDMPEHHTGQMGGTMRLGKRRTTFSNEKSIIKMLYGNPKTIDERHRHRYEVNPKYVPTLEEHGMRFVGYDDEKRRMEVIELRDHPFFVATQYHPEYLSRPLKPSPPFLGLILASKKRLGNYLARGCRLSPRQLSEASSDEELSAEECEKLVNAVKPLQLNEYLSPATPARLPNGRAKDAKPNGKGIASEEKQLNGGIKANTPNGATNGYNSNGNGR is encoded by the exons GTGAAGTATATGTCCTGGATGATGGCGGTGAGGTTGACTTGGATTTGGGCAATTATGAGCGGTTTTTGGATATAACTTTGCATCGCGACAACAACATAACAACTGGTAAGATTTATCAGAAAGTTATTGAGAAAGAACGCACTGGTGAATATTTGGGCAAAACTGTACAAG TTGTTCCGCATATTACGGACGCCATCCAAGAGTGGGTAGAACGCGTGTCGCAACGTCCAGTGCAAGGCAATTCACAGCCACAAGTGTGTATCATCGAATTGGGTGGCACAATCGGTGACATTGAGGGTATGCCCTTCGTGGAAGCTTTTCGTCAATTTCAATTTCGTGTAAAACGTGAAAATTTCTGTGTAGCGCACGTTTCACTTGTACCCTCACCACGTTCCACTGGTGAACCGAAAACAAAACCAACACAAAGTTCTGTACGTGAGTTGCGTGGTTTTGGTTTGAGCCCTGATTTAATAGTTTGTCGGTCGGAGAAACCAATTGGTCTCGAAGTGAAGGAAAAAATTAGCAACTTTTGTCATGTTGCACCAGATCAGGTTATATGCATTCACGATCTTAGCTCAATATACCATGTACCGTTACTAATGGAACAAAACGGAGTCATAGAGTTTCTCAACGACCGTCTGCAGCTGAAAATTGAGTCATCAAAACGCGAGAA ATGCTTGCAGCAATGGAAAGACCTAGCACGCCGGTCTGAGACTCTCCGCGAAGAAGTAAATATTGCCATTGTGGGTAAATATACACGTTTAGAAGATTCGTACGCATCTGTGGTGAAGGCACTGCAACACGCCTCACTTGCTGCTggttttaaattaaacttaaaatttattgaagctTGCCACCTGGAGACCGGCACGCGTGACAAAGACCCTACTAAATATCATGAGGCTTGGATGCAGCTTTGCGATAGCGATGGCGTTGTTGTGCCAGGTGGATTTGGTTCACGTGGAATGGAAGGCAAAATAGTTGCATGCAATTGGTGTCGCGAAAAACAGAAGCCCATGCTGGGCATTTGTTTAGGTCTACAAGCGGCTGTCATTGAGTTTGCACGAAATGTGCTGGGTTTAAAGGATGCAAACACTACGGAAATCGATCCCAAGGTCGGCAATCCGCTCGTTATTGATATGCCCGAGCATCACACTGGTCAAATGGGCGGCACGATGCGTTTAGGAAAACGTAGAACTACTTTTTCGAATGAAAAAAGCATTATAAAAATGCTCTATGGCAATCCAAAAACAATTGATGAGCGCCATCGACATCGTTACGAAGTAAATCCCAAATATGTTCCTACGTTAGAGGAGCATGGTATGCGTTTTGTAGGATACGATGATGAGAAACGTCGCATGGAGGTGATTGAGTTGCGTGATCATCCTTTTTTCGTTGCCACACAATATCATCCAGAGTACTTGTCACGGCCGCTTAAGCCATCCCCACCATTTTTGGGGCTAATATTAGCTTCGAAGAAGCGGCTGGGAAACTATTTGGCACGTGGTTGCCGTTTGTCGCCACGTCAGCTCTCCGAGGCATCATCTGATGAAGAACTCTCTGCCGAGGAGTGCGAAAAACTCGTTAATGCTGTGAAGCCATTGCAATTGAATGAATATTTATCGCCAGCAACTCCCGCACGTTTACCAAATGGACGCGCTAAGGATGCCAAACCGAATGGTAAAGGAATAGCATCAGAGGAAAAGCAGTTGAATGGAGGCATTAAAGCTAATACGCCTAATGGAGCTACTAATGGTTATAACAGTAATGGCAACGGGCGTTAA
- the Phs gene encoding uncharacterized protein Phs, with product MMINTLLEHVPIKLEAADNGDEGDAENNSKQKNKIVKMNGKNVIVEEDGSGDDNDEEDDEDTDEDDSETDLLEEDDDDETLVPISSDEEAELEAQRIRFPELIGKKTKSTKKLRGRSVSSCASVSSKASIASCSSASSITDSKCSRQSEVPKQKEKSDSTFKKTVACRNIEKGASAESEAEHDDITATNKRPLRNRVPSTCSVASSLVTPSCQTESCGNIYVYEKHQKLIFNCSFCDLRYGDMASFAKHLHNAHELFQEEEDVTSIITARKSPRTQTKQQAESKTQAHDSKLKVVVKTEIKPNHDEICDDSSSAHSMSPIPVDATLESCGNVFILNGKKLFLICGHCECKYATLDLFHKHLRQQHQLFSGPVKEIDVLPKCEIKVEPCGEGDTFPKISAVAIAIEKQRKASIEVMIASPVMVVLPVSQNVDNNDILPATVSVQVPETPPPEEDKALEVSILNTTNQKKVVIEKVLNEAICEAENAIEEVDDNEMPLRVEEHAQSKAGQQVHATEELSCENVHKTCGEPVEDGNHEEQKPAIKRKRKRRSVFSKRSPPKKRPAATKDVNSQKIDNKDESNTDGAIKLLPAVIAVAERAEMVISTTLTENNLMPISQVSSMETDFTDSDVKTLTHLVEDVVSAAFSANLEEVVSETNASINAAEIKKQKGKISKKIKIHPNPTAKRTRKKKIVAVENEPAVLLSKTDTKSKSSPPECSVKTSVDLESTIDAKVVTSKPVAHAMRTTCYSETQKLRYACNQCPKSFSKSTRLAEHKRLHTGEKPFNCEECGKTFRIKRRLIEHKMRHLKVKTYKCETCGLPVATKQDLRLHQRHHTNDRRYPCTECSKAFVRSTDLKIHKRVHTGEKPFVCEICQKTFRANQNLLVHRRSHMGEKNYKCDYCDKRFMRNIDRKVHHRTHTGERPFKCEICGRCYSSRAHVRTHIQREHVDNGGDTKPERKKTERKAKSAAVDEIVKEQQLIDEIQEQILQCLKTDDLDEEELSPTTPATTMTTTTTAIVKTAEIKKQRRGKSTPRTSPALKNGVDIDMPAHLPHQAQQHTQSMGVQQVSVTVSMQMQDDVGMAEEPMPEKENATTLVGGVSAPLNKNTKSERKISSFFTVLGQKTEI from the exons ATGATGATCAACACACTGCTAGAGCATGTACCCATAAAACTGGAAGCGGCGGATAATGGCGACGAGGGAGACGCAGAAAACAATAGCaaacagaaaaacaaaattgtgaaaatgAATGGTAAAAATGTAATCGTTGAGGAAGATGGTAGCGGTGATGATAATGATGAGGAAGACGATGAAGATACTGACGAGGATGACTCTGAAACGGATCTGCTTGAagaagatgatgatgatgaaacaTTAGTACCGATTAGCAGCGACGAGGAAGCAGAGTTGGAAGCGCAACGTATACGTTTCCCTGAATTAATTGGCAAAAAGACTAAATCCACGAAAAAACTGCGTGGGCGCAGTGTTTCAAGCTGTGCTAGTGTTAGCAGTAAAGCTTCAATAGCATCTTGCTCATCTGCCTCATCAATTACTGATAGCAAATGTTCGAGGCAGAGTGAAGTaccaaagcaaaaagaaaagtcAGATTCTACATTTAAAAAGACAGTTGCTTgtagaaatatagaaaaaggTGCGAGTGCTGAATCGGAAGCCGAACATGATGATATTACTGCAACTAATAAGCGACCACTACGAAACCGCGTTCCCTCTACTTGCTCTGTAGCATCATCCCTAGTCACGCCCTCCTGTCAAACAGAATCCTGtggaaatatttatgtgtacGAGAAGCACcaaaaacttatatttaattGCAGCTTTTGCGACTTACGTTACGGCGATATGGCGTCGTTCGCAAAACATTTGCATAATGCACATGAACTGTTTCAGGAGGAGGAAGATGTGACCTCAATAATAACGGCGCGTAAAAGTCCACGCACACAAACGAAGCAACAGGCTGAAAGTAAAACGCAAGCGCATGACAGCAAGTTAAAGGTGGTAGTAAAGACGGAGATAAAGCCTAACCATGACGAGATTTGTGATGATAGTTCGAGTGCACACTCTATGTCACCAATTCCTGTTGATGCAACACTAGAATCATGTGggaatgtatttattttgaatggTAAAAAGCTTTTTCTAATTTGTGGTCACTGTGAGTGCAAATATGCCACACTGGACTTATTCCATAAACATTTGCGGCAACAACATCAACTGTTCTCTGGCCCGGTAAAAGAAATAGATGTGTTGCCAAAGTGCGAAATTAAAGTTGAGCCGTGCGGTGAAGGAGACACATTTCCTAAAATCAGTGCAGTTGCTATAGCAATTGAGAAACAGCGAAAAGCTAGCATAGAAGTAATGATAGCTTCGCCTGTAATGGTAGTGCTACCTGTGTCACAAAACGTGGACAATAATGACATCTTGCCAGCAACAGTTTCAGTGCAAGTACCAGAAACGCCACCCCCAGAGGAAGACAAGGCATTGGAAGTGTCAATATTAAATACAACCAACCAAAAAAAAGTGGTgattgaaaaagttttgaatgaAGCAATTTGCGAAGCAGAAAATGCAATAGAAGAAGTGGATGATAATGAAATGCCACTAAGGGTTGAGGAGCATGCGCAGTCGAAAGCGGGGCAACAGGTGCATGCTACTGAGGAGCTTAGTTGTGAAAATGTGCATAAAACTTGTGGAGAACCTGTTGAAGATGGAAACCATGAAGAACAGAAACCTGCTATTAAGCGTAAAAGAAAGCGCCGGTCG GTTTTTTCGAAACGATCGCCGCCAAAGAAACGTCCTGCTGCAACAAAAGACgtaaattcacaaaaaattgacaacaaagATGAAAGTAACACCGATGGCGCAATTAAATTGCTTCCAGCAGTTATCGCTGTAGCAGAGCGAGCTGAAATGGTTATATCTACAACACTAACTGAAAACAACTTGATGCCCATTAGCCAAGTATCATCGATGGAAACCGATTTTACAGACTCAGATGTCAAAACTTTGACTCATTTAGTGGAAGATGTTGTAAGCGCCGCTTTCAGCGCTAACTTAGAAGAGGTTGTGTCAGAGACTAATGCTTCTATAAACGCtgctgaaattaaaaaacaaaaaggaaaaatatcaaaaaaaataaaaatccatcCAAATCCGACTGCCAAGAGAACTcgtaaaaagaaaattgttgcTGTTGAAAATGAACCGGCAGTCTTATTGTCTAAAACTGACACCAAATCTAAATCTTCGCCTCCTGAATGTTCAGTTAAAACTTCTGTTGACCTCGAATCGACAATAGATGCAAAGGTGGTTACCAGTAAACCTGTTGCACATGCCATGCGTACTACTTGCTACTCCGAGACTCAAAAGTTACGCTATGCTTGCAATCAGTGTCCAAAATCGTTCAGTAAGTCAACACGTTTGGCTGAACATAAGCGTTTGCATACAGGAGAGAAACCTTTCAATTGTGAAGAATGTGGGAAAACATTCCGTATTAAAAGACGTCTAATTGAACATAAAATGCGACATCTCAAAGTgaaaacatacaaatgtgaaacATGTGGCTTGCCAGTCGCTACCAAACAAGACCTGAGGCTACATCAACGCCATCACACCAATGATCGACGCTATCCTTGCACCGAATGTTCGAAAGCCTTTGTGCGCAGCACCGATTTGAAAATACATAAGCGTGTCCATACGGGCGAAAAGCCGTTCGTGTGTGAAATTTGCCAGAAAACATTTCGAGCCAATCAGAATCTCCTTGTGCATCGTCGTTCACACATGGGCGAAAAGAATTATAAATGTGATTATTGCGACAAACGCTTTATGCGTAATATTGACCGCAAGGTGCACCATCGTACACATACAG GTGAAAGACCATTTAAATGTGAAATTTGTGGAAGATGCTACTCTTCTCGCGCACATGTGCGCACTCACATACAACGCGAACATGTCGATAATGGAGGCGACACAAAACCCGAGCGTAAGAAAACCGAACGAAAGGCAAAATCAGCTGCAGTGGATGAAATTGTAAAGGAACAACAGTTAATTGATGAAATACAAGAACAAATATTGCAATGCTTAAAAACTGACGATTTAGATGAAGAAGAGTTGTCACCcacaacaccagcaacaaccatgactacaacaacaacggctaTTGTGAAAACTGCTGAAATAAAAAAGCAGAGACGTGGAAAATCAACACCCAGGACATCGCCGGCTTTAAAGAACGGCGTTGACATCGATATGCCAGCACATTTACCCCATCAGGCACAGCAGCACACACAATCGATGGGTGTGCAACAGGTATCCGTAACTGTGTCAATGCAAATGCAAGACGATGTGGGTATGGCAGAAGAGCCGATGCCTGAAAAGGAAAATGCGACGACGTTGGTAGGTGGGGTCTCAGCACcactaaataaaaacacaaagaGTGAACGTAAAATATCGAGCTTTTTTACTGTGTTGGgacaaaaaacagaaatttaa